GTTGGCCGCACCCATGCGGACGGCGTCGTCGGCGTCGTACGTCTGACCGAGGAAGAAGATCTCGCGGGCGAACTTCTGGCCGACCTGACGGGCGAGGTACGCCGAGCCGTAGCCGCCGTCGAAGGAGCCCACGTCCGCGTCGGTCTGCTTGAAGCGGGCGTGCTCCTTCGAGGCGAGGGCGAGGTCGCAGGTGACGAAGAGGCTGTGGCCGCCGCCGGCCGCCCACCCCGGTACGACGCACAGCACGACCTTCGGCATGAACCGGATCAGCCGCTGGCACTCCAGGATGTGCAGCCGCGCGAGCTTCGCCTTGTCGATCGCGCTCGGCTCCTCGGCGCCGGTGTCGCCGGAGCCGATCTCCTTGTCCTCGTACTGGTAGCCGGCCCGGCCGCGGATGCGCTGGTCGCCGCCGGTACAGAAGGCCCACTTGCCGTTCTTGGCGCTCGGGCCGTTGCCGGTGAGGATCACGCAGCCGACGTCGGCGGACTGGCGCGCGTGCTCGAGGGTGCGCAGCAGCTCGTCGACGGTGTGCGGCCGGAAGGCGTTGAGCACGTCAGGCCGGTCGAACGCGATCCGGACGGTGCCGTGCGCGCGCGCCCGGTGGTAGGTCAGGTCGGTCAGGTCCTCGAACCCGGGGACCTCCACCCACTGGGTGGGGTCGAACGTCTCGCTCACGCCCTCGATCGCACTCATGGACCGAACGCTAGCGGCTGCCGAGATCGAGCCTTGACCTTGACCCCAGGGGCAAGGTCTACCGTCGTACGCGTGCTCATCAAGGACCTCGCCGAGCAGGCCGGCGTCAGCGTCAAGGCGGTGCGCTACTACGAGTCGCGCGGCCTGATCACGCCCGACCGGGCGCCCAACGGCTACCGCGAGTACGACGCCGCCGACGTCCTCGTCGTCCGGGAGATCCGCGCGCTGCTCTCCCTGGGGCTGACCGCCGACGAGACGGTGCCCTTCGTCGAGTGCCTCCGCGCGGGCAACGACCGCGCGGACGTCTGCCCGGCGTCCCTCGACGCCTACCGGCTGCGCATCGCCGAGATCGACCAGCGCATCGAGGAGCTGCGCCGGCTGCGCGGCGAGCTGTCCGGGCTGCTGCACGACGCCGAGAGCTACACCCCCGACACCACCGAACCCGACACCCAGGAGACGAGATGACCCTGCAGGAGATCACCGACGCCGACTTCGAGCACGAGGTGCTCGCGTCCGACCAGCCGGTGCTGGTGGAGTTCTGGGCGCAGTGGTGCGGTCCGTGCCACCAGGTCGCGCCCGTGCTCGCGAGCATCGCCGACGAGCGCGCCGGAGCGCTACGCGTCGTGAAGCTGAACAGCGACGAGAACCCCGTCACCTCGGCCCGCTACCGCGTCATGGGGTTGCCGACGATGATCGTCTTCCGCGACGGCGAGCCCGTGCACGAGCTGCGCGGCGCACGCCCGAAGGCGGCGCTGGACCGGGAGATCGACCACGCGCTGGCGGTCTGAGGCCGGGCGCTCGCTGGAATAGCGCCGATCCGCGTGGTCTTGTGGAGGTCATGGCACTTCAAGGTGAGTACGAGCCGAGCAGTCAGAAGTGGGTCCGCGACCAGGTCGCGGCGTACGAGGCCTCCGGCGGCCGGGAGGCGAACACCCTCCAGGGCGGCAAGGACCCGATCGTCGTGATCACGAGCGTCGGCGCGAAGTCCGGCAAGCTCCGCAAGAACCCCGTCATGCGGGTCGAGAAGGACGGCGTGTACGTCGCGATCGCGTCCAAGGGCGGCGCGCCGGACAACCCGAGCTGGTACGCCAACTTCGTGGAGCACCCCGTCGTCGACCTGCAGGACGGACCGGAGCCCAAGCCCTACCGGGCGCGGATCGCCGAGGGCGACGAGCGGAACAAGTGGTGGGCGCACGCCGTCGCGACCTGGCCGACCTATGCGTCGTACCAGGAGAAGACGGACCGGGAGATCCCGGTGTTCGTGCTGGAGCCGGTCGAGGCGGCCTGAGCCAGCAGTCGGCGCGGCGGGTCAGCTGTTCGCGATCGTCACGGCGAGGCCACACAGGTGGCCGAGCCGGGCGATCTCGGAGTCGGCGTAGTCGGGCCCGCCGCGGCGGCCGATGACGACGA
Above is a genomic segment from Nocardioides aromaticivorans containing:
- a CDS encoding 1,4-dihydroxy-2-naphthoyl-CoA synthase, with protein sequence MSAIEGVSETFDPTQWVEVPGFEDLTDLTYHRARAHGTVRIAFDRPDVLNAFRPHTVDELLRTLEHARQSADVGCVILTGNGPSAKNGKWAFCTGGDQRIRGRAGYQYEDKEIGSGDTGAEEPSAIDKAKLARLHILECQRLIRFMPKVVLCVVPGWAAGGGHSLFVTCDLALASKEHARFKQTDADVGSFDGGYGSAYLARQVGQKFAREIFFLGQTYDADDAVRMGAANRSVPHAELEATALEWGRLINGKSPTAQRMLKYSFNLLDDGLVGQQLFAGETTRLAYMTDEAQEGRDQFLEKREPDWSPYPWYY
- a CDS encoding MerR family transcriptional regulator, with translation MLIKDLAEQAGVSVKAVRYYESRGLITPDRAPNGYREYDAADVLVVREIRALLSLGLTADETVPFVECLRAGNDRADVCPASLDAYRLRIAEIDQRIEELRRLRGELSGLLHDAESYTPDTTEPDTQETR
- the trxA gene encoding thioredoxin; this encodes MTLQEITDADFEHEVLASDQPVLVEFWAQWCGPCHQVAPVLASIADERAGALRVVKLNSDENPVTSARYRVMGLPTMIVFRDGEPVHELRGARPKAALDREIDHALAV
- a CDS encoding nitroreductase family deazaflavin-dependent oxidoreductase; its protein translation is MALQGEYEPSSQKWVRDQVAAYEASGGREANTLQGGKDPIVVITSVGAKSGKLRKNPVMRVEKDGVYVAIASKGGAPDNPSWYANFVEHPVVDLQDGPEPKPYRARIAEGDERNKWWAHAVATWPTYASYQEKTDREIPVFVLEPVEAA